A single window of Bradyrhizobium daqingense DNA harbors:
- a CDS encoding VOC family protein — MPQQFDRSAEDLGNAIHFEHVNVQVPDQRLATLFYVAGLGLTRDPYLMVSDTNMWINAGRSQFHLPSGKPQVLRGHIGLVIAGREALLARLASVAKKLEGTAFAFTAHNDHVEATCPWGNRLRCYEPDAARFGRIALGIPYVEFDVPVGSAAGICAFYPEIMGMPARLLDGDGRVAAVKTGRDQHLLFRETDRPPGDYDGHHVQMYITDFSGPYRKLLARDLISREDNQYQYRFRDIVELDGGGHLFTVEHEVRSATHPMFMRPMVNRNPAINNRNYAFGHDDASWAMGPDQYEG; from the coding sequence ATGCCGCAACAATTCGATCGATCCGCAGAAGATCTCGGCAACGCGATCCATTTCGAGCACGTCAACGTCCAGGTCCCGGACCAGCGCCTCGCCACGCTGTTCTACGTCGCCGGGCTCGGGCTCACCCGCGATCCCTATCTGATGGTCTCCGACACCAACATGTGGATCAACGCCGGACGGAGCCAGTTCCATCTGCCGAGCGGCAAGCCGCAAGTGCTGCGCGGCCATATCGGGCTCGTCATCGCTGGGCGCGAGGCGCTGCTGGCGCGGCTCGCATCGGTCGCGAAGAAGCTCGAAGGCACGGCCTTCGCATTCACCGCCCATAACGATCATGTCGAGGCGACCTGCCCGTGGGGCAACCGCCTGCGCTGCTACGAGCCGGACGCCGCGCGCTTCGGGCGCATCGCGCTCGGCATTCCCTATGTCGAGTTCGACGTGCCGGTGGGTTCGGCCGCCGGCATCTGCGCGTTCTATCCGGAAATCATGGGCATGCCCGCGCGTTTGCTGGACGGCGACGGCAGGGTTGCCGCAGTGAAGACGGGCCGCGACCAGCACCTGCTGTTTCGCGAGACCGACCGGCCGCCGGGCGACTATGACGGTCACCACGTGCAGATGTACATCACGGATTTCTCCGGCCCCTACCGCAAGCTCCTCGCGCGCGACCTGATCTCCCGCGAGGACAATCAATACCAGTACCGGTTCCGCGACATCGTCGAGCTCGACGGCGGCGGGCACCTCTTCACCGTCGAGCACGAGGTGCGCAGCGCCACCCACCCGATGTTCATGCGGCCGATGGTCAACCGCAATCCCGCGATCAACAACCGGAACTATGCGTTCGGTCACGATGACGCATCGTGGGCGATGGGTCCGGACCAGTACGAGGGATAG
- a CDS encoding amidohydrolase, whose amino-acid sequence MTPELHQKLTQWRRHLHAHPELSLQERATAAFVQDRLTELGIPFVAGVGGHGIVATLTRRHAMRRVGLRADMDALAITEDTGLPYASTTSGVMHACGHDGHTASLLGAAALLATDTDWSGTVDFIFQPAEEGFGGSRAMVAAGLFDRFPMERVFGFHNWPGLAAGTIAVHDGVVMASGGRITITIEGHAGHAGMPHLTRDPVVAAGHLIVALQSITSRSVDPLDTAVLSLCTIEGGTAPNQIAGRVTIRGTLRYHRDAVKDIIFDGIERTCAGIATSFGVKVTPEIVWGVGVVINTPVEAELARIAAEKVQAPVRRDLAPSMAGEDFAFYLQQRPGAFVWIGNGPLRDGAELHGPRYDFNDAILPVASSWMAEVAKTALASN is encoded by the coding sequence TTGACCCCCGAACTGCACCAGAAACTGACCCAGTGGCGCCGGCACCTGCATGCGCATCCCGAGCTATCGCTGCAGGAAAGGGCCACCGCCGCCTTCGTGCAGGACAGGCTCACCGAGCTCGGCATTCCCTTCGTGGCAGGCGTCGGCGGGCACGGCATCGTCGCGACGTTGACGCGCAGGCATGCGATGAGGCGGGTCGGCCTGCGTGCCGACATGGATGCGCTGGCGATCACCGAGGACACCGGCCTGCCCTACGCCTCGACGACATCAGGCGTGATGCATGCCTGCGGCCATGACGGGCACACCGCTTCGCTGCTCGGCGCGGCAGCGCTGCTCGCCACTGACACCGATTGGAGCGGCACGGTCGATTTCATCTTCCAGCCGGCGGAGGAAGGCTTTGGCGGCTCGCGCGCAATGGTCGCGGCGGGGCTGTTCGACCGCTTTCCGATGGAGCGGGTGTTCGGCTTTCACAACTGGCCGGGCCTGGCCGCCGGCACCATCGCGGTGCATGACGGCGTCGTCATGGCGTCCGGCGGCCGCATCACCATCACCATCGAGGGCCATGCCGGGCACGCCGGCATGCCGCATCTGACCCGCGACCCGGTGGTGGCGGCAGGCCATCTGATCGTGGCGCTGCAATCGATCACCTCGCGCAGCGTCGATCCGCTCGACACCGCCGTGCTGTCACTGTGCACAATCGAAGGCGGCACCGCGCCGAACCAGATCGCCGGGCGCGTGACCATCCGTGGCACGCTGCGGTACCACCGCGACGCGGTCAAGGACATCATCTTCGACGGGATCGAGCGAACCTGCGCCGGGATTGCGACCAGCTTCGGCGTCAAGGTCACACCCGAGATCGTCTGGGGCGTGGGCGTGGTGATCAACACACCGGTCGAAGCCGAGCTTGCCCGCATCGCCGCGGAGAAGGTGCAGGCGCCCGTGCGGCGTGACCTCGCGCCCAGCATGGCCGGCGAGGATTTTGCCTTCTACCTGCAGCAGCGGCCGGGCGCTTTCGTGTGGATCGGTAACGGGCCTTTGCGCGACGGCGCCGAGTTGCACGGCCCGCGCTATGATTTCAACGACGCGATTCTCCCGGTCGCCTCGAGCTGGATGGCCGAGGTCGCCAAGACAGCGCTGGCGTCGAACTAG
- a CDS encoding mandelate racemase/muconate lactonizing enzyme family protein: protein MPRIATIETGFYRIPLPVTLSDSTHGEITAFELITCRIRDADGAEGVGYTYTVGRNGGATADILKREITPLVEGREADDTEAIWHHIWWALHYGGRGGPAVLALSALDIALWDLKARRAKLPLFRLLGGFDSAVPCYAGGIDLDLSVDALLEQTDGNLAKGFRAIKMKVGRPDLKVDVAKVAAMRQHLGDGFPLMADANMKWTVEEAIRAARAFVPYDLTWLEEPIIPDDVAGHARIMQAGGVPIAAGENLRSLWEFKNYIASGAVSYPEPDVTNCGGVSAFMKIARLAEAFNLPVTSHGAHDITVHLLAACPNRSYLEAHGFGLDKYIEHPLVLKDGMALAPDRPGHGIGFDWKGLAKLAG from the coding sequence ATGCCACGTATCGCGACGATCGAGACCGGATTTTACCGGATTCCCCTTCCCGTCACGCTCTCCGACTCCACCCATGGCGAGATCACCGCATTCGAGCTGATCACCTGTCGCATCCGTGATGCCGACGGCGCCGAGGGCGTTGGCTATACGTACACGGTGGGCCGCAACGGCGGGGCGACGGCCGACATCCTCAAGCGCGAGATCACGCCGCTGGTCGAAGGACGCGAGGCCGACGATACCGAAGCGATCTGGCATCACATCTGGTGGGCGCTGCATTATGGCGGACGCGGCGGGCCAGCGGTGCTGGCGCTCTCCGCGCTCGACATCGCGCTGTGGGATTTGAAAGCGCGGCGCGCCAAGCTGCCGCTGTTCCGCCTGCTCGGCGGGTTCGATTCGGCCGTGCCATGCTATGCCGGCGGCATCGACCTCGATCTCTCCGTCGATGCGCTGCTCGAGCAGACCGACGGCAATCTCGCCAAGGGGTTTCGCGCCATCAAGATGAAGGTCGGCCGGCCCGATTTGAAAGTCGACGTCGCGAAGGTCGCGGCGATGCGGCAGCATCTCGGCGACGGTTTTCCGCTGATGGCGGACGCCAACATGAAATGGACCGTCGAAGAGGCCATCCGCGCCGCCCGCGCCTTCGTCCCCTACGATCTCACCTGGCTGGAGGAGCCGATCATCCCCGACGACGTCGCAGGCCACGCGCGCATCATGCAGGCTGGCGGCGTGCCGATCGCGGCGGGGGAAAATCTGCGCTCGCTGTGGGAGTTCAAGAACTACATCGCATCGGGCGCGGTGTCCTATCCCGAGCCCGACGTCACCAATTGCGGCGGCGTCAGCGCGTTTATGAAAATCGCGCGGCTGGCGGAGGCCTTCAACCTGCCCGTCACCAGCCACGGCGCGCACGACATCACCGTGCACCTGCTCGCGGCCTGCCCGAACCGGTCGTATCTGGAGGCGCACGGTTTTGGGCTCGACAAATATATCGAGCATCCGTTGGTGCTGAAGGACGGCATGGCACTCGCGCCTGACAGGCCCGGTCACGGCATCGGCTTCGACTGGAAGGGGTTGGCGAAGCTGGCGGGGTAG
- a CDS encoding CaiB/BaiF CoA transferase family protein, whose amino-acid sequence MGGVLEGVRVLDFGRYIAGPYCATLLAEFGAEIIRVEKRDGSEDRFVAPVGENGEGALFLQVNRNKKSITLDPMKTEGQEVMRRLVATADVVVANLPPQTLRAMKLDYDSLKAIKPDIILTTATAFGGPGPWSDRVGFDGVGQVMSGAVYMTGAGDPPYRAAVNWVDFGTALHCAFGTLAALIERGKSGRGQIVEGALLATALSFTNATLIEQAVIDVNRVPTGNLGQTSAPADIYRTKDGWVLCQVTGNPLFKRWARLMGEEEFWFNDPRFADDISRGNNGPVISERMARWCAERTTQEAVDTLGQAMIPTGPVLSPQQALDHPHIRAAGFMQEVDYPGLPKPAPVARAAVRLSETPGGIAARPPTLGEHTDRVLTELGYDEAAIAALRRGGVI is encoded by the coding sequence ATGGGAGGAGTTCTGGAAGGCGTCCGCGTTCTCGATTTCGGCCGCTACATCGCGGGTCCCTATTGCGCGACCTTGCTGGCCGAATTCGGTGCCGAAATCATCCGCGTCGAGAAGCGCGACGGCAGCGAGGACCGCTTCGTGGCGCCGGTCGGCGAGAACGGCGAGGGCGCGCTGTTCCTCCAGGTCAATCGCAACAAGAAATCCATCACGCTCGATCCGATGAAGACGGAGGGGCAGGAGGTGATGCGCCGCCTGGTGGCGACCGCGGACGTGGTCGTCGCCAATCTGCCGCCGCAGACCCTGCGCGCGATGAAACTCGATTACGACTCGCTGAAGGCGATCAAGCCCGACATCATCCTGACCACGGCGACCGCGTTCGGCGGCCCGGGGCCCTGGTCCGACCGCGTCGGCTTCGACGGCGTCGGGCAGGTGATGTCGGGTGCGGTCTACATGACGGGCGCGGGCGATCCGCCGTACCGGGCCGCGGTGAACTGGGTCGATTTCGGCACGGCGCTGCATTGCGCGTTCGGAACGCTGGCTGCGCTGATCGAGCGTGGCAAATCCGGGCGCGGGCAGATCGTCGAGGGCGCGCTGCTCGCAACCGCTCTGTCCTTCACCAATGCCACGCTGATCGAGCAGGCGGTCATCGACGTCAACCGCGTGCCCACGGGCAATCTCGGCCAGACCTCGGCCCCGGCCGACATCTACCGCACCAAGGACGGCTGGGTGCTGTGCCAGGTCACCGGGAATCCACTGTTCAAGCGCTGGGCGCGGCTGATGGGCGAGGAGGAGTTTTGGTTCAACGACCCGCGCTTTGCCGACGACATCAGCCGCGGCAACAACGGCCCCGTCATCAGCGAGCGGATGGCGCGCTGGTGTGCCGAGCGCACCACGCAGGAGGCGGTGGACACGCTGGGCCAGGCGATGATCCCGACCGGACCCGTCCTCAGCCCGCAACAGGCGCTGGACCATCCGCACATCCGCGCCGCCGGCTTCATGCAGGAGGTTGACTATCCCGGCCTGCCCAAGCCCGCGCCGGTCGCGCGCGCCGCTGTCCGCCTGTCGGAAACGCCGGGCGGGATCGCAGCACGTCCGCCGACGCTCGGCGAGCACACCGATCGCGTCCTCACCGAGCTCGGCTATGACGAGGCTGCGATCGCCGCGCTTCGGCGAGGCGGGGTGATCTAG
- a CDS encoding crotonase/enoyl-CoA hydratase family protein: protein MTTEGTIRTEAHDHVLKIIIDNPAKKNSFSPLMMDLLSDALTELHDNNGYRVGVICAEGKDFTAGLDMPKFFGPNAEKRNVREGNVDVFGLTKRCKKPIVTATQGIVYTVGIELMLAGDIVVAADDSRFCQMEAKRGIAPLGGAHFRYLSRAGWGNAMYHLFLCDEFTAPRAREIGLVQEVVPAGQQVARAMEIAAIIARNAPLGIQVTKEAAATYTEQGEAAAIACIPAIRDRVLKSADAREGIQSFIERRPAVFQGR, encoded by the coding sequence ATGACCACCGAAGGCACGATCCGCACCGAGGCGCATGATCACGTCCTGAAGATCATCATCGACAATCCCGCGAAGAAGAACTCCTTCTCGCCGTTGATGATGGATCTGCTGTCCGACGCCTTGACCGAGCTGCACGACAACAACGGCTACCGGGTCGGCGTGATCTGCGCCGAAGGCAAGGACTTCACCGCCGGCCTCGACATGCCGAAATTCTTCGGGCCGAACGCGGAGAAGCGGAACGTCAGGGAAGGCAATGTCGACGTCTTCGGCCTCACCAAGCGTTGCAAGAAGCCGATCGTGACGGCGACGCAAGGCATCGTCTACACCGTCGGCATCGAGCTGATGCTGGCCGGCGACATCGTGGTGGCCGCTGACGACAGCCGATTCTGCCAGATGGAGGCGAAGCGCGGCATCGCCCCCCTGGGCGGCGCGCATTTCCGCTACCTGTCCCGCGCAGGCTGGGGCAATGCCATGTACCACCTCTTCCTTTGCGACGAGTTCACCGCGCCGCGCGCCCGTGAGATCGGCCTCGTCCAGGAGGTCGTGCCGGCAGGGCAGCAGGTCGCCCGCGCCATGGAGATCGCGGCGATCATCGCCCGCAACGCACCGCTCGGCATTCAGGTGACCAAAGAGGCGGCCGCGACCTACACCGAGCAGGGCGAGGCGGCCGCGATCGCCTGCATCCCGGCGATCCGAGACCGCGTGCTCAAGAGCGCCGACGCGCGCGAGGGAATCCAGTCCTTCATCGAACGGCGGCCTGCAGTGTTCCAGGGGCGGTGA
- a CDS encoding DUF72 domain-containing protein: protein MARVLIGTSGWHYDSWRGPFFPEGLPLKQQLRYYADQFDTTELNGVFYRTPTPEAVTGWREQTGRDFVFAWKASKFITHWKRLSERSVNSLELLEDRISRLGGKIGPILFQLPPQFEANADRLASFFKLLSRKRRYSFEFRHPSWYQPRILRMLAEENISLCLSDHHDAPSPWKRTADFVYVRGHGPSGRYHGHYTKATLAQWAGRIKSWKRQGCDVYVYFDNDQKSAAPADARALKQLL from the coding sequence ATGGCGCGCGTTCTGATCGGCACCTCGGGCTGGCACTATGATTCCTGGCGCGGCCCGTTCTTTCCCGAGGGCCTGCCGCTGAAGCAGCAGCTGCGCTATTACGCGGATCAGTTCGACACCACCGAGCTGAACGGCGTGTTCTACCGCACGCCGACGCCGGAGGCGGTGACGGGATGGCGGGAGCAGACCGGCCGCGATTTCGTCTTCGCCTGGAAGGCGTCGAAATTCATCACACATTGGAAGCGCCTGTCGGAGCGTTCAGTCAACAGCCTCGAGCTGCTGGAGGATCGCATCTCGCGGCTCGGCGGCAAGATCGGCCCGATCCTGTTCCAGCTGCCGCCGCAATTCGAGGCGAACGCGGACCGCCTCGCCTCCTTCTTCAAGCTGCTGTCGAGGAAACGGCGCTACAGCTTCGAATTCCGTCATCCGAGCTGGTATCAGCCGCGCATCCTGCGGATGCTGGCCGAGGAGAACATCTCGCTGTGCCTGTCCGACCATCACGATGCGCCCTCGCCGTGGAAGCGCACGGCGGATTTCGTCTATGTGCGCGGGCACGGGCCGAGCGGGCGCTATCATGGGCACTACACCAAGGCCACGCTCGCGCAATGGGCTGGGCGCATCAAATCCTGGAAGCGGCAGGGCTGCGACGTCTACGTCTATTTCGACAACGACCAGAAGAGCGCAGCGCCGGCCGATGCAAGGGCGTTGAAGCAATTGCTGTGA
- a CDS encoding class I SAM-dependent methyltransferase: MTTKPVYRGDFCAFSAADAEALRGLIRRAAKPGCRLAEVGSWLGNGSTQAFLGEMSDLRGARLLCVDTWKGSFGVKRHSDLVKDYDVLSTFRSNIGDTSSVDILIADSCDAASFVAESAFDLVFVDADHRYKTVVADIAAWLPKVKPGGIICGHDCETRPTPEIRDMLRQSPDVDSVPVERFKFAAVHPGAIIAVDEAFGGQAKLMSDTTASTIWFVER; encoded by the coding sequence ATGACTACAAAACCGGTCTATCGCGGCGACTTTTGCGCCTTTTCGGCCGCCGACGCCGAAGCCCTGCGTGGCCTCATTCGACGCGCCGCAAAGCCTGGGTGCCGCCTTGCCGAGGTCGGAAGCTGGCTGGGAAACGGCAGCACACAGGCCTTCCTGGGCGAGATGTCCGACCTCAGAGGGGCTCGCCTCTTGTGCGTTGACACCTGGAAGGGATCGTTTGGCGTCAAGCGTCACTCGGACCTGGTCAAGGATTACGATGTTCTCTCGACATTTCGATCGAACATCGGCGACACGTCGAGCGTCGATATTCTGATCGCCGATAGCTGCGATGCCGCAAGCTTCGTGGCCGAGTCAGCGTTCGACCTGGTCTTCGTTGACGCTGATCACCGGTACAAGACCGTAGTGGCGGATATCGCCGCTTGGCTCCCGAAGGTGAAGCCCGGCGGGATCATTTGCGGCCACGATTGCGAGACGAGGCCGACCCCTGAGATACGTGACATGCTGCGGCAATCCCCCGATGTCGACAGTGTGCCGGTCGAACGATTCAAATTCGCGGCAGTTCACCCCGGAGCAATCATCGCGGTCGATGAAGCGTTCGGAGGGCAGGCAAAGCTGATGTCGGACACGACGGCATCAACCATCTGGTTTGTCGAGAGATGA
- a CDS encoding efflux RND transporter periplasmic adaptor subunit has product MAINLTRRPKLSATLFGIFALAAVAFGLWSELLGSVKPVEAAAQSVSSQSAVRIPVTSFEVKKSDFPVHIYGLGVVSPFKTVMVRSRVDGQITKVFFKQGQMVKEGDPLLQIDQRPFTAALEQAVAKKAQDEASLRNDQLNLERFQKLAKQQFETQQNLDTQQALVDQMTAQVKGDQAAIDNAQTNLGYTSIKAPISGRMGFRLVDPGNIVHAADTTGIVTIAQLQPIAVQFTEPEDQLQAIAKAFEAGEVPVEALSSDGARTLSHGRLAIMDNSVNQATGTIGLKARFDNKDNALWPGLSVNTRMLVDTLKQVVVVPQDGVQHGPSGLFAYVIGGNGKVSVRPIKVGESGDANAVVAEGLNVGDRIVVAGQSRLFEGALVDEKPLVAAAVPMMDASAAANQAKAGSAD; this is encoded by the coding sequence ATGGCGATCAATCTGACAAGGCGACCGAAGCTCAGCGCTACGCTGTTTGGAATCTTTGCACTGGCCGCGGTGGCCTTCGGCTTGTGGTCTGAGCTGCTCGGCAGCGTCAAGCCGGTCGAAGCGGCCGCTCAAAGCGTGTCCAGTCAGTCTGCTGTCAGGATTCCCGTGACCTCTTTCGAGGTGAAGAAGAGCGACTTTCCCGTGCACATCTACGGCCTTGGAGTCGTCTCACCGTTCAAGACGGTGATGGTCAGGAGCCGTGTGGACGGACAGATCACGAAGGTGTTCTTCAAGCAGGGACAGATGGTCAAGGAGGGCGATCCGCTTCTGCAGATCGATCAACGCCCCTTTACCGCGGCCCTGGAGCAGGCCGTGGCGAAGAAGGCCCAGGACGAGGCCAGCCTGAGGAACGACCAGTTGAACCTGGAGCGATTTCAGAAGCTCGCGAAACAGCAATTCGAGACCCAACAAAATCTCGATACCCAGCAGGCGCTGGTCGATCAGATGACGGCGCAGGTGAAGGGCGACCAGGCCGCCATCGACAACGCGCAGACCAATCTCGGTTACACCTCCATCAAGGCGCCGATCAGCGGACGCATGGGCTTCCGGCTGGTCGATCCCGGCAACATCGTGCATGCCGCGGATACGACGGGCATCGTCACCATCGCCCAGCTGCAGCCGATCGCCGTGCAGTTCACGGAACCGGAAGACCAGCTGCAGGCCATCGCCAAGGCCTTTGAAGCCGGCGAGGTGCCCGTCGAGGCGCTGTCGTCGGACGGGGCGCGGACATTGTCGCACGGCAGGCTCGCGATCATGGACAATTCGGTGAACCAGGCGACCGGGACGATCGGTCTGAAAGCGCGCTTCGACAACAAGGACAACGCGCTGTGGCCCGGCCTGTCCGTCAACACGCGGATGCTGGTCGATACGCTCAAGCAGGTGGTCGTCGTGCCGCAGGACGGCGTGCAGCACGGGCCGTCCGGCCTGTTCGCGTATGTGATCGGTGGCAATGGCAAGGTCAGCGTGAGGCCGATCAAGGTCGGTGAGAGCGGCGATGCGAATGCCGTGGTGGCCGAAGGCTTGAACGTTGGCGACAGGATCGTGGTGGCCGGGCAGTCGCGCTTGTTCGAAGGCGCCTTGGTGGACGAAAAGCCGCTGGTCGCTGCGGCCGTGCCGATGATGGATGCGAGCGCCGCCGCAAACCAGGCCAAGGCCGGATCGGCTGACTGA